A genomic window from Syntrophorhabdaceae bacterium includes:
- a CDS encoding DegQ family serine endoprotease: protein MRNRRWFLTVSLLIVALLAFAYVRGQVAPEKTSLDAVRQNVRPIALNNGLPSFSQLVKQVKPTIVHIATTTVTQGPDLQTGPVNPFRDFFGDDFMDKFFGNSPRREFKQRGLGSGFVIDSQGYILTNNHVIEKASSIKVKLSDEREYDAKVIGKDPKTDIALIKIDAKQNLPTAIFGDSDALEVGDWVLAIGSPFGLDQTVTAGIVSAKGRFIGAGPYDDFIQTDASINPGNSGGPLINLRGEVVGINTIIISGGQGIGFAIPINVAKELLPQLKSKGKVARGWLGVVIQKVTPEIAKNFNLKESEGALVSDVMEKSPAEVAGIKRGDVIISFNGKRVKDSEMLPRLVGATEIGKKSTVGIIRDGKQMEIAIIVGELPEEELKASRKPEVEKDFGLIVQDITPDIAKHLNLKDRKGVIVTDVTPGSPAADADIRSGDIIKEIARKPIRSIADFREILRSANIKEGLVMLIQRENSTFYTVVRE from the coding sequence ATGAGAAACAGGAGATGGTTCTTAACGGTTTCTTTGCTTATTGTTGCACTGCTGGCGTTTGCCTATGTGAGGGGACAGGTCGCACCCGAAAAGACATCGCTCGATGCGGTTCGCCAAAATGTCAGACCGATTGCACTGAATAACGGCCTTCCCAGTTTCAGTCAGCTTGTTAAGCAGGTGAAGCCGACGATAGTTCACATCGCTACGACCACGGTCACGCAGGGTCCTGATCTGCAGACGGGCCCCGTAAATCCTTTCAGAGACTTCTTTGGCGACGACTTTATGGATAAGTTCTTCGGCAACTCGCCGCGACGAGAATTCAAACAGAGAGGCCTTGGATCGGGTTTTGTTATAGACAGTCAGGGGTACATACTGACGAACAATCATGTTATTGAAAAGGCTTCCAGTATTAAAGTGAAGCTGTCAGATGAAAGGGAGTACGATGCAAAGGTCATCGGAAAAGACCCGAAGACAGACATCGCCCTCATAAAGATAGATGCTAAACAGAATCTGCCCACGGCTATTTTCGGCGATTCTGACGCACTCGAGGTGGGTGACTGGGTACTGGCTATAGGGAGTCCTTTTGGACTTGATCAAACGGTTACGGCGGGGATCGTAAGCGCCAAGGGCCGGTTCATAGGTGCCGGGCCCTACGATGATTTTATCCAGACCGACGCCTCGATCAACCCCGGTAATAGTGGTGGTCCGCTCATAAATCTCAGGGGAGAGGTTGTCGGCATCAATACGATCATTATCTCGGGCGGGCAGGGAATAGGTTTCGCCATCCCTATCAATGTGGCCAAAGAACTGTTACCGCAGCTGAAAAGCAAGGGGAAAGTAGCGAGGGGATGGCTTGGAGTAGTCATTCAAAAGGTGACGCCAGAGATAGCTAAAAATTTCAATCTGAAAGAGTCGGAGGGGGCACTCGTTTCCGATGTAATGGAAAAGAGCCCTGCTGAGGTAGCCGGCATTAAACGAGGAGATGTCATCATCTCGTTTAATGGAAAGCGTGTGAAGGACAGTGAAATGCTTCCCCGCTTGGTGGGAGCGACGGAGATAGGAAAAAAATCGACTGTGGGTATAATACGGGATGGCAAGCAGATGGAGATCGCCATCATCGTGGGCGAACTGCCCGAAGAAGAACTGAAGGCTTCAAGAAAGCCCGAGGTCGAAAAAGATTTCGGACTGATTGTCCAGGATATTACCCCGGACATAGCAAAACATCTCAACCTCAAGGACAGGAAAGGCGTTATCGTTACAGATGTGACACCGGGGAGCCCCGCGGCCGATGCGGACATTCGATCAGGAGATATCATTAAAGAAATCGCCCGAAAACCCATACGGAGCATAGCAGACTTCAGGGAAATCTTAAGAAGCGCAAACATAAAGGAAGGTCTTGTCATGCTCATTCAGCGTGAAAACAGTACGTTCTATACGGTGGTGAGGGAATAA
- a CDS encoding response regulator transcription factor, with product MKVLLVEDESKVANFISRGLEEEGYSVDTASDGRMGLELINGSAYDIVLLDLMIPEIDGLEVLKRIRANGIDTPVLIITAKDSKEDVIKGLDTGSDDYLTKPFSFEELLARIRALLRRSKKTAQLTLEYGDVVLNPYYRKLAIGPKETELTEKEFLIMEYMLKNTEKPITRKEIAEYAWQSQDDSSNIVDVYINFLRKKIETLSSKKYIHTVRGTGYILKEDDDKD from the coding sequence ATGAAAGTTCTTCTGGTTGAAGATGAGTCGAAAGTTGCTAACTTCATAAGCCGTGGGCTCGAGGAAGAAGGCTACAGTGTGGACACGGCGTCTGACGGCAGAATGGGGCTCGAGCTCATCAACGGATCTGCGTACGATATCGTTCTTTTGGATCTCATGATCCCCGAGATAGACGGTCTCGAAGTGCTCAAGAGAATACGGGCAAATGGGATCGACACACCCGTGCTGATCATTACGGCCAAAGATTCAAAGGAGGACGTGATAAAGGGACTGGACACGGGGAGTGACGACTACCTGACAAAACCTTTTTCTTTCGAAGAACTGCTTGCGCGCATCCGGGCGCTGCTCCGAAGAAGCAAGAAGACAGCCCAGCTTACCCTCGAATACGGGGATGTCGTATTGAACCCTTACTACAGAAAGCTCGCCATCGGACCTAAGGAAACGGAGTTGACCGAAAAAGAATTCCTCATTATGGAATATATGCTCAAAAATACGGAGAAACCTATAACGCGCAAGGAGATCGCTGAATACGCCTGGCAAAGTCAGGATGATTCCTCGAATATTGTGGACGTGTATATAAATTTTCTCAGAAAGAAAATAGAAACCCTCTCAAGCAAGAAATATATTCACACGGTGAGGGGCACAGGTTATATTCTCAAAGAAGACGATGACAAGGATTAA
- the trxB gene encoding thioredoxin-disulfide reductase: MSEYHEAIIIGGGPAGLTAGIYLMRAGIDTLLVEKVLPGGTPLNTGRIENYPGFAHGISGKELMDRFAEHAKTFGLPVREFAQVESLSREEKGFVMKTSSGLFESMGIIVANGTESLKLNIPGEKELVGRGISYCATCDGMFFKDLNVAVIGGGDAAVEEGLLLANIAKKVYIVHRRDTLRAQKILCDRAFKNDRIEFLWNKKPVEIAGKDQVEYALIEDTKTGERSRLEVSGVFIYVGAAPDTAFLRELTEQDKAGFIVTDQELSTRTEGLFAAGDVRKKTLRQITTAVGDGALAAVNLEKYILEKKL; this comes from the coding sequence GTGTCTGAATATCACGAAGCGATCATTATCGGTGGCGGGCCTGCGGGGCTCACGGCCGGAATTTATCTCATGAGGGCCGGCATTGATACGCTGCTTGTCGAGAAAGTGCTTCCCGGCGGGACCCCGCTTAACACCGGACGGATAGAGAACTATCCCGGATTTGCGCATGGGATTTCGGGCAAGGAGTTGATGGACAGGTTTGCAGAGCATGCAAAGACGTTCGGTCTTCCCGTGCGCGAGTTCGCACAGGTGGAGTCCTTGAGTCGAGAGGAAAAGGGATTCGTTATGAAGACCTCGAGCGGCCTTTTTGAGTCCATGGGCATTATCGTTGCGAACGGGACCGAATCGCTGAAGCTGAATATTCCCGGGGAGAAGGAGCTTGTGGGAAGGGGCATATCGTATTGTGCGACGTGCGACGGAATGTTCTTCAAGGACCTCAATGTAGCGGTGATCGGCGGGGGTGATGCGGCGGTTGAGGAAGGCTTGCTGCTCGCAAATATCGCAAAGAAAGTCTACATTGTCCACAGAAGAGATACATTGAGGGCGCAAAAGATACTCTGCGACAGGGCTTTCAAGAACGATAGGATTGAATTTCTTTGGAACAAGAAGCCCGTTGAAATAGCAGGCAAGGACCAGGTAGAGTATGCTCTCATCGAAGATACAAAGACCGGTGAGCGCTCGCGACTCGAAGTGAGCGGCGTCTTCATTTACGTCGGTGCGGCTCCCGATACCGCCTTCCTCAGAGAATTAACAGAGCAAGATAAGGCCGGATTCATCGTGACCGATCAAGAGCTTTCCACCAGGACGGAAGGGCTTTTCGCCGCAGGAGACGTGAGAAAGAAGACACTCAGACAAATTACCACCGCCGTGGGAGACGGCGCTCTTGCGGCGGTAAACCTCGAAAAATACATTCTCGAGAAGAAACTGTGA
- the rph gene encoding ribonuclease PH, translating to MRANGRANDSIRQLKIEKNFLKYPEGSVLVEMGETKVICQVSVEEKVPVFLKNSGKGWLTAEYSMLPRSTHTRSMRESVSGKIGGRTHEIQRLIGRALRGVVNLDIIGERTIWIDCDVIQADGGTRTASITGGYVALVEALWSMKKKGLIQKIPLRDSVAAISVGLVDGEAILDLSYEEDSRAEVDMNFVMTGKGLLIEVQGTAEKKPFTKEHFDLMYQYAAKGASEITRLQKIALGPLFPL from the coding sequence ATGAGAGCGAACGGTAGGGCGAATGATTCCATTCGACAGCTCAAAATTGAGAAAAATTTCTTGAAATATCCCGAGGGATCGGTGCTCGTGGAAATGGGTGAAACCAAGGTGATTTGTCAGGTCAGCGTGGAAGAAAAGGTTCCGGTTTTCTTGAAGAACAGTGGTAAGGGATGGCTTACCGCGGAATACTCGATGCTTCCCCGGTCCACTCATACAAGGTCCATGCGCGAGTCGGTTTCCGGCAAGATCGGTGGAAGAACCCATGAGATCCAGAGGCTCATCGGCCGGGCGCTCAGGGGCGTTGTCAACCTCGACATCATAGGCGAGAGAACCATATGGATTGACTGCGATGTCATTCAAGCTGATGGTGGAACCAGAACCGCGAGTATTACCGGCGGATACGTGGCCCTGGTTGAGGCGCTCTGGAGCATGAAGAAGAAGGGGCTCATCCAGAAGATACCATTGCGTGACAGCGTGGCGGCAATCAGTGTGGGGCTGGTGGACGGCGAAGCCATTCTCGATCTCTCCTACGAAGAAGATTCCCGTGCAGAAGTGGATATGAACTTTGTCATGACCGGCAAAGGCCTCCTCATTGAAGTGCAGGGAACAGCGGAAAAAAAGCCCTTTACAAAGGAGCATTTTGACCTGATGTACCAGTATGCGGCTAAAGGCGCGAGTGAAATAACAAGGCTCCAGAAGATTGCCCTCGGGCCGCTCTTTCCCTTATGA
- a CDS encoding ATP-binding protein — protein MTRINLPIKWKLTIWYGGILALILVTFSSGVYIYFKNSLQRSIDAKIKSVGDVLASSISDPHNQSVFGNFERYLENVLGRKPRGKFIQIIDASGKIGAKMNDVETDTIPVPFKTMERALKGEAIYETIETVNPRLRMLTLPIFENKKVSSIIQVGSSMADFDETMRKLLIIMIISIPTSVGVTIIVGYFMAKKTLRPVDQIRRAAVKISSTNLDERIDIHGRKDELSRLAHTFNAMISRLKDSFQRINQFSIDVSHELKTPLTILKGETELGLRKDRNSDEYKKLLTSNLEEIDRMSRIIDDLLLLSKADRQDVKLNTESISLRDLVADVCMNMKIFAENKGVNLIVKELVDVRLTGDELKLRRMLWNILENGIKYTQKGGVVSVSSVTNDGYACINVQDNGVGISDDDIQYVFDRFYRADRSRKRESGSGLGLSISKWIAEAHNGAIEVQSRPSIGSQFSIRLPL, from the coding sequence ATGACAAGGATTAATCTCCCGATTAAATGGAAGCTCACGATATGGTATGGAGGGATTCTTGCCCTGATCCTCGTCACCTTTTCAAGTGGCGTCTACATCTATTTTAAGAATAGCCTTCAGAGGAGCATTGACGCAAAAATCAAATCCGTGGGAGATGTGCTCGCCTCCTCCATTTCCGACCCGCACAACCAGAGCGTGTTTGGGAATTTTGAAAGATACCTCGAAAACGTTCTCGGGAGAAAGCCGAGAGGAAAGTTCATTCAGATCATCGACGCTTCGGGGAAAATCGGCGCCAAGATGAACGATGTAGAAACAGACACAATCCCTGTGCCTTTCAAGACCATGGAGAGGGCGCTCAAGGGGGAGGCAATATACGAAACCATAGAGACCGTGAATCCGAGGCTGCGCATGCTCACCCTGCCCATCTTTGAGAATAAGAAAGTTTCCAGTATCATCCAGGTCGGGTCATCCATGGCGGATTTTGATGAAACCATGAGAAAGCTCCTTATCATCATGATTATAAGCATCCCGACCTCTGTAGGGGTCACAATCATTGTCGGCTACTTTATGGCGAAAAAGACCTTAAGACCTGTGGACCAGATCAGACGGGCCGCCGTGAAGATATCCTCAACGAATCTCGATGAGCGGATAGACATCCACGGACGAAAAGACGAGCTCAGCAGGCTTGCCCATACCTTCAACGCTATGATCAGTCGTCTCAAGGATTCCTTCCAGCGGATCAATCAGTTCAGTATAGACGTATCTCACGAGTTGAAGACCCCGCTGACTATCCTAAAGGGCGAAACGGAGCTCGGCCTCCGTAAGGACAGAAATAGTGATGAATACAAGAAACTTCTCACGAGTAATTTGGAAGAAATAGACAGGATGTCGAGAATTATCGACGATCTTCTGCTTCTCTCCAAGGCTGACAGGCAAGACGTCAAACTCAACACGGAGAGCATTTCTTTGAGGGACCTGGTGGCAGATGTCTGCATGAATATGAAGATCTTCGCCGAGAACAAAGGGGTCAATCTGATCGTAAAAGAACTCGTGGATGTACGCCTGACAGGGGATGAATTGAAACTCAGACGAATGCTCTGGAATATTCTGGAGAATGGAATCAAATATACCCAGAAGGGCGGCGTCGTATCCGTCTCGTCCGTCACGAACGACGGCTACGCATGTATTAACGTGCAAGATAACGGTGTGGGCATATCTGATGACGACATACAGTACGTGTTTGATAGATTCTATCGCGCGGACAGGTCCCGCAAGCGCGAAAGCGGCAGCGGGCTCGGTCTCTCCATCAGCAAATGGATCGCCGAAGCACACAACGGCGCCATAGAGGTGCAAAGCAGACCCTCCATCGGCAGCCAGTTTTCCATAAGGTTACCCTTATAA
- a CDS encoding MFS transporter: protein MSLLMYAIDGTVVAVAFPNFTRELHTNVLWSAWTISIFYIAVTIAMPLAGNLADSFGRKKVFVVSLILFTGSSLACGLAPTIQTLIAFRFLQALGGACFLPSASGIVSDCFPEHREAAIGLFSSIFSIGMVIGPNLGGWIVSRYSWRYIFYINVPIGIALIVATMMLLRESRIVARTRVDLAGVALMSGTLLFLMLGLNFVAESFSPYHVAIAAMLVIASCCLAVLFLKQEKATAEPILDIALLQSKPFMAANTSNLILGMTTVSVYAFVPYYAVSVHKFSTLMSGMILTPRSFAMAGAATVTSFLLRRLGYRWPMVFGFAVVSITTIFLAPSLFPWNVAMGSWGTVETLSFLLFINGLAGGVVFPAANNACIELMPDKVGTIVALRNTFRSIGFALGTSFLTGVLHVASGPARGFTIVYVCSGLLCLASIPLLFLMPAGRAP, encoded by the coding sequence TTGAGTCTTCTGATGTACGCTATCGACGGCACTGTCGTGGCAGTGGCTTTTCCGAACTTCACGCGGGAATTGCATACGAATGTTCTCTGGTCTGCTTGGACTATCTCTATTTTTTATATCGCCGTCACTATAGCTATGCCCCTTGCGGGCAATCTGGCTGATAGTTTCGGTCGTAAGAAGGTGTTTGTAGTTTCGCTCATCCTTTTTACGGGCAGTTCTCTCGCCTGCGGACTCGCACCAACCATTCAAACATTGATCGCTTTCAGGTTTCTTCAGGCGTTGGGAGGCGCCTGTTTTCTGCCCAGCGCATCAGGAATCGTTAGCGACTGTTTCCCGGAACACCGCGAGGCTGCCATAGGCCTGTTCTCCAGTATCTTCAGCATCGGAATGGTCATCGGACCCAATCTCGGTGGATGGATCGTAAGCCGATATTCGTGGCGTTACATCTTTTACATCAATGTGCCAATCGGCATCGCCCTGATCGTGGCGACCATGATGTTGCTTCGCGAATCCAGGATCGTGGCGCGTACTCGGGTCGACCTGGCAGGTGTTGCGCTCATGAGCGGAACGCTCCTTTTTCTCATGCTGGGCCTCAATTTCGTTGCTGAAAGTTTTTCCCCGTATCATGTCGCCATTGCGGCCATGCTCGTCATCGCCAGTTGCTGTCTTGCGGTCCTTTTTCTGAAACAAGAAAAAGCTACGGCAGAACCGATACTTGATATCGCACTGCTGCAGTCGAAACCTTTCATGGCGGCAAACACATCCAATCTGATTCTGGGCATGACCACGGTCAGTGTGTATGCGTTCGTACCCTATTATGCAGTCTCGGTCCATAAGTTTTCCACCCTCATGAGCGGTATGATTCTCACCCCGAGGTCATTTGCGATGGCTGGTGCGGCTACGGTGACAAGTTTTCTTTTAAGAAGACTGGGTTACCGTTGGCCGATGGTGTTCGGTTTTGCCGTCGTGTCGATTACCACGATATTTCTTGCACCGTCACTTTTTCCATGGAATGTTGCTATGGGTAGTTGGGGCACTGTGGAGACGCTTTCATTTCTGCTTTTCATCAACGGCCTCGCCGGCGGGGTGGTGTTTCCTGCTGCCAATAATGCCTGTATAGAGCTGATGCCCGATAAAGTGGGCACGATTGTGGCATTGAGAAATACGTTCCGAAGCATAGGCTTTGCGCTCGGTACCTCGTTCCTCACGGGTGTCCTTCATGTGGCCTCCGGCCCGGCCAGGGGATTCACGATTGTATACGTCTGCTCCGGCCTTCTGTGTTTGGCCTCAATTCCCCTTCTGTTCCTGATGCCGGCCGGAAGAGCGCCTTGA
- a CDS encoding fused MFS/spermidine synthase has product MSLLGAYVITFIASFCTLVIEMVAGRILAPFVGVSIYTWTSIIGVILAGISVGAYIGGKLVDRFPSRRTLGWLLLLSGAMALLIIPVTYVVASYRFPVSLMLRIFIVTSIIFFVPGCILGTISPVVVRLTLKNLENAGNVIGKIYALSTLGAIVGTFVTGFFFISWWGTTKIVVCMGIALMFVGLFSGSFLSIGLFKKKATIGVIIILLVACPALSAVNTYLSEVSPFIKRLNRYGASLYKSPLSVGADYYRESNYYTIKLASTLSRDGTTPLKTLVLDHLIHSYVNLGNPLHIEYEYERIYADVLKWRFKKETGFKSLTIGGGGYTFPRYMEVYYPNAHIDVVEIDPLVTKVAYDELKMPRNTRIATYNTDGRWYVMNCKDKYDLVFTDAYNDLSIPYHLTTREFARQIKDIMNPDAILMSNIIDNFKKGAFLPSYIKTLQEVFGPKNVHLISVHPDFDKIGISTFIVLASNGALNMDDFNAFLKSELGGKATAAVLPHDQMARFVDKKDAIVITDDYAPIDNLIAPIFEARFGYNRKR; this is encoded by the coding sequence ATGAGTCTTTTGGGAGCCTACGTCATTACATTTATCGCGAGCTTCTGTACCCTCGTTATCGAGATGGTTGCAGGACGAATCCTTGCCCCTTTCGTCGGCGTTTCGATCTACACCTGGACGAGCATCATAGGCGTCATTCTTGCCGGCATCAGTGTCGGCGCCTACATAGGGGGAAAACTGGTGGACCGGTTCCCGTCACGTAGGACCTTAGGCTGGCTTTTGCTCTTATCCGGCGCCATGGCGCTACTCATTATTCCCGTGACGTACGTCGTAGCCTCTTATCGTTTTCCCGTGTCCCTTATGCTGAGAATTTTCATTGTCACATCGATCATCTTTTTCGTACCTGGCTGTATACTCGGCACGATATCGCCTGTTGTAGTGAGACTCACTCTGAAGAACCTCGAGAATGCCGGAAACGTGATCGGAAAGATATATGCTCTTTCCACGCTCGGCGCCATCGTAGGCACATTTGTCACCGGTTTCTTCTTTATTTCCTGGTGGGGAACTACGAAGATTGTCGTATGTATGGGCATCGCCCTCATGTTTGTGGGACTCTTTTCAGGTTCTTTTCTTTCTATTGGCTTGTTCAAAAAGAAGGCGACTATCGGCGTGATCATCATTCTTCTTGTCGCCTGCCCCGCTCTTTCAGCCGTCAATACCTATCTTAGTGAGGTGTCTCCTTTTATTAAGCGGCTAAACCGTTACGGGGCTTCCCTGTACAAAAGTCCCCTGAGCGTGGGCGCCGATTACTACAGGGAGAGTAATTACTACACAATAAAACTGGCGAGCACCCTGAGTCGGGATGGAACCACGCCACTGAAGACGCTCGTGCTCGATCACCTGATCCATTCATATGTGAATCTCGGTAACCCCCTGCACATCGAATACGAATACGAAAGGATCTATGCCGATGTTCTTAAGTGGCGCTTCAAAAAGGAAACGGGCTTTAAGAGCCTTACCATCGGCGGCGGGGGCTATACCTTCCCGAGATATATGGAGGTCTATTATCCCAATGCCCACATCGACGTTGTTGAGATAGATCCGCTCGTGACTAAGGTCGCCTACGACGAGTTAAAAATGCCGAGAAATACGCGCATTGCCACATACAATACGGACGGGCGGTGGTACGTGATGAACTGTAAAGACAAATACGATCTCGTTTTTACAGACGCCTATAACGATCTCTCCATACCATACCATCTGACAACGAGAGAGTTTGCTCGCCAGATAAAAGACATCATGAACCCTGATGCCATATTGATGTCGAACATCATCGACAATTTCAAGAAAGGGGCTTTTTTGCCTTCGTACATAAAGACTTTGCAGGAGGTTTTCGGACCAAAGAACGTTCATCTTATTTCGGTACATCCGGATTTCGACAAAATCGGTATCAGCACCTTCATCGTGCTTGCAAGCAACGGCGCCCTCAATATGGATGATTTCAACGCCTTCCTCAAAAGCGAACTCGGCGGAAAGGCGACCGCAGCGGTCCTCCCTCACGATCAAATGGCGAGATTCGTGGATAAAAAAGATGCCATCGTGATCACAGACGATTATGCGCCCATTGACAATCTTATTGCACCCATATTCGAAGCACGTTTCGGCTATAACAGGAAGCGCTGA
- the rdgB gene encoding RdgB/HAM1 family non-canonical purine NTP pyrophosphatase has translation MKEVIIATENRGKFQEIKSLLGDIFETLYSLNDFPEKVFVDEDSPVYVANALKKARKVGDRFGMATLADDSGLEVEALQNRPGVYSSRYGKNDDERQTRLLSELKATPFERRKAVFKSYVVFYMPERERCYVFYGDLKGYIGFERHGTGGFGFDPVFYLPERNKYLAELSLEEKNALSHRGKALLALRNFLNTDFFRGSRGFSI, from the coding sequence ATGAAAGAGGTCATCATAGCCACAGAAAACAGGGGCAAATTCCAGGAAATAAAATCGTTACTTGGGGATATATTTGAGACGCTCTACTCACTCAATGACTTTCCTGAGAAAGTCTTTGTTGATGAAGACAGCCCGGTATATGTGGCAAACGCGCTGAAGAAGGCGAGGAAAGTGGGCGACAGGTTTGGTATGGCAACGCTCGCGGATGATTCCGGCCTTGAGGTCGAAGCCCTCCAAAACAGGCCGGGGGTCTATTCTTCCCGATACGGAAAAAACGATGATGAGAGACAGACGAGGTTGCTCAGCGAGCTCAAGGCAACTCCCTTTGAGAGAAGAAAGGCAGTCTTCAAGTCCTACGTGGTCTTTTACATGCCGGAGCGGGAGAGATGTTATGTTTTTTACGGAGACCTTAAGGGGTACATCGGGTTTGAAAGGCATGGGACAGGAGGGTTTGGATTCGATCCGGTTTTCTATCTGCCCGAACGCAATAAATATCTTGCGGAGCTTTCCCTGGAGGAGAAGAACGCTTTAAGTCACAGGGGAAAAGCCCTTTTGGCCCTCAGGAATTTTCTGAACACGGATTTTTTCCGGGGATCCAGAGGTTTTAGCATCTAG